In one Diceros bicornis minor isolate mBicDic1 chromosome 2, mDicBic1.mat.cur, whole genome shotgun sequence genomic region, the following are encoded:
- the LOC131421337 gene encoding serine/threonine-protein kinase MARK2-like: MLLDRVATAAVDVLPHINNYEFMQTMDEGAFGTVWLARCIPTRAEVGVKVIEKMQQTPSRIKKLGREVQILKAVNHLNIVQLLEVIDTEELLLLVMEYVPGGDLDGYIETHRHGCMAEEEACVMFRQLVSALHYCHRKGIVHRDLKPENILLDEDLNVKLADFGLSTVFLGRKLGSFCGTISYSAPEILLHRKYHGPPVDVWSLGVVLYVMLTGCLPFSGEDMGTLTRQVLRGRIQFPYLAFTPDCVQLLRRMMTFTPSQRITLEDLMNDPWVNMAQEELRPHRELRCDYRDPWVVEEMMNMGFEWGGIRRSLRRRQFDEVMATYLILRSQKPLEKFITVSSRPPPVPNTRRSLQILEVQPEVSAPTGTGSQSAPVLPTWFRRADERPEEKQESGLKAKEPASPLPSLESRTATPSPAPQHDPGAFPSTHGPGNRGGAPGKTKYPHGGCGSGDSADAVQPDGATPASPSGPSQDRRGAAGRFLNLISQFCFCLPRKNHDKRNRVKPL, encoded by the coding sequence ATGCTTCTGGACCGTGTGGCCACTGCTGCTGTTGACGTGCTGCCCCATATTAACAACTATGAGTTCATGCAGACCATGGATGAGGGGGCCTTCGGCACCGTGTGGTTAGCCCGCTGCATCCCGACCAGGGCAGAGGTGGGTGTTAAAGTCATTGAAAAGATGCAGCAGACCCCCTCCAGAATCAAGAAACTTGGCCGTGAAGTGCAGATTCTGAAGGCCGTGAATCATCTGAATATCGTTCAGTTGTTGGAGGTGATTGACACTGAGGAGTTGTTACTCCTCGTTATGGAATACGTTCCTGGAGGAGACCTGGATGGTTATATAGAAACCCACCGCCACGGCTGCATGGCAGAGGaagaggcctgcgtgatgttcCGGCAGTTGGTTTCTGCCCTCCACTACTGCCACCGGAAAGGCATCGTCCACCGGGACCTGAAGCCGGAGAACATTCTTCTGGATGAGGACCTGAACGTGAAACTCGCAGACTTCGGTCTGAGCACTGTGTTCCTGGGCCGCAAGCTGGGGTCCTTCTGCGGTACCATCTCTTATAGCGCCCCAGAAATCTTGCTGCACCGAAAGTACCACGGCCCCCCCGTCGACGTCTGGAGCCTCGGTGTCGTGCTCTATGTTATGCTCACAGGTTGCCTGCCCTTCTCAGGAGAAGACATGGGTACACTGACGAGACAGGTACTGAGAGGGCGAATCCAGTTCCCTTATCTAGCCTTCACACCTGACTGTGTTCAACTCCTGCGCAGAATGATGACCTTCACCCCCAGCCAGAGAATAACTTTAGAGGATCTCATGAATGACCCGTGGGTCAACATGGCCCAGGAGGAACTCAGGCCTCACAGGGAGCTTCGTTGTGATTACAGGGACCCCTGGGTggtagaggaaatgatgaacatgGGCTTCGAGTGGGGCGGGATCCGACGTTCATTAAGAAGAAGGCAGTTTGATGAGGTAATGGCCACGTACCTAATATTAAGGTCTCAGAAACCCCTGGAGAAGTTCATCACTGTAAGCTCCCGCCCCCCACCTGTCCCCAACACCCGGCGTTCTCTCCAGATCCTGGAGGTGCAGCCAGAGGTCTCTGCGCCCACCGGAACCGGCAGTCAGAGTGCGCCGGTGCTGCCCACCTGGTTCCGCAGGGCAGATGAGCGGCCTGAAGAGAAGCAGGAGTCAGGGCTGAAGGCCAAAGAGCCTGccagtcccctccccagcctggagTCGAGGACcgccacccccagcccagccccccagcATGACCCCGGGGCCTTCCCCTCCACCCACGGCCCCGGCAACCGTGGTGGAGCCCCAGGGAAAACCAAGTACCCCCACGGTGGTTGCGGCAGTGGAGACTCTGCCGACGCTGTGCAGCCTGATGGGGCGACCCCAGCCTCTCCCTCTGGCCCCAGCCAGGACCGACGGGGGGCCGCTGGGAGATTCCTAAACTTGATAAGTCAGTTCTGTTTTTGCCTGCCCAGGAAGAATCATGACAAACGCAACAGAGTGAAGCCGCTGTGA